From a single Anoplolepis gracilipes chromosome 3, ASM4749672v1, whole genome shotgun sequence genomic region:
- the LOC140664046 gene encoding clavesin-2 — protein MSEYCEYMWCDPARGHSSVALARSIYEEGGKFDKRDKKLAIKTVRAILRQMPDVDLELCTDEYITRFLLARKYRTEQAAALIAAYQAQITHRQDIFGNLTARDPALQRALRAGIPGVLPARDRRGRCVLIILASQWDPIAVPALSVQRAMFLVLEILIQDPRNQQSGFVVVVDWSEFSLRQGSALGAAALRNLIAALRGRFPARFKAIHFLSAPLYVQATLAVVKPFLDEKTRNKIYLHGNNLSTLHKHLPTDILPAELGGTGPAFNPGLWAEPVIHLAMKEAELAAKKGKEQLADQSTRVQKPTNESKTANGNHLRSDCSTVSTNVDKIFLNNPVKLSPEKTHMDVELNVINKRSEEQRETTNLAMKNDEDNAKERLILERDSNGNEKHNSDDRADQFRDDLPFLDAEVNLNEFEVIPSRSDSESSKDNSLDNRLEGKALIITANTEAPSEKTNLIT, from the exons ATGTCCGAGTACTGCGAATATATGTGGTGTGATCCCGCACGTGGTCACAGTAGCGTCGCCTTGGCACGTAGCATTTATGAGGAGGGGGGCAAGTTCGATAAGCGTGACAAGAAACTAGCTATTAAAACTGTCAGAGCCATACTTCGACAGATGCCAGATGTAG ACCTGGAGCTTTGCACGGACGAATATATTACGCGCTTCCTGCTGGCACGGAAGTATCGTACCGAGCAAGCGGCGGCGTTAATAGCCGCTTATCAGGCGCAAATAACACATCGCCAGGATATCTTCGGCAACCTCACCGCTCGAGATCCCGCTTTGCAACGTGCGCTTCGCGCGGGCATACCAGGTGTTTTGCCCGCACGAGATAG GAGAGGCAGATGCGTGCTGATTATTTTAGCATCGCAATGGGATCCCATAGCTGTGCCCGCATTGTCCGTTCAACGAGCTATGTTCTTAGTTCTGGAAATACTAATTCAGGATCCTCGAAATCAG CAATCTGGTTTTGTCGTTGTGGTGGACTGGAGCGAATTCTCGTTACGGCAGGGTAGCGCGCTGGGCGCAGCAGCTTTGCGAAACCTAATAGCTGCTCTACGTGGGCGATTTCCTGCCCGATTCAAAGCGATACACTTCCTCTCGGCGCCCCTGTATGTCCAAGCGACTCTGGCTGTGGTGAAGCCATTTCTGGATGAGAAGACACGAAATAAG ATCTATCTGCACGGCAACAATCTCAGCACGCTCCACAAGCACCTGCCAACGGACATCTTGCCGGCGGAGCTCGGTGGAACGGGACCAGCCTTCAACCCGGGATTATGGGCCGAGCCGGTCATCCACTTGGCGATGAAAGAGGCCGAGCTCGCCGCCAAAAAGGGAAAAGAGCAGCTCGCCGACCAGAGTACGCGCGTACAAAAACCGACCAACGAGTCGAAAACCGCAAACGGAAATCATCTGAGGAGCGACTGCTCGACCGTCTCGACGAACGtggataaaatattcttgaacAATCCCGTGAAGCTTTCTCCCGAAAAGACGCATATGGATGTAGAACTAAATGTGATAAATAAGCGATCGGAAGAACAAAGAGAAACGACAAATCTTGCGATGAAAAATGACGAGGATAATGCTAAGGAACGATTGATACTCGAACGAGACAGTAACGGGAACGAGAAACATAATTCCGATGACAGGGCGGATCAGTTCAGGGATGACCTGCCGTTTCTTGATGCGGAGGTCAACTTGAACGAGTTCGAAGTGATTCCCAGCAGATCGGACAGCGAGAGCAGCAAAGATAATTCATTAGATAATAGATTAGAAGGAAAGGCTCTTATTATTACTGCCAATACTGAGGCACCGTCGGAAAAAACGAATCTCATAACGTAA
- the LOC140664045 gene encoding fatty-acid amide hydrolase 2 translates to MQIRKLLNVFHRLLELTVRGILLLVAYISGPAESQPPIKDLTLLHSATTLAFKIRNRQLTSEEVISSYIERIKEIQPILNCTVAERFTEALEEARKCDELLKSQDAPSADVLAKEKPLFGVPFTTKDCIGVANMQQTAGLVMRKNTVADRDAEVIKLMRSAGAIPLALTNVSELAMWWESTNCLFGTTKNPYNTRHIVGGSSGGEGCIQAAAGSPIGIGSDIGGSIRMPAFFNGIFGHKPSKGIVSNDGQYPSAHSDDQDQLLAIGPMCRYAQDITLTLKILANKNVGLLKLDQKVDISQIKIYYMEDDGGQYLISPVDPEIKEKLRKTLNYFEKAHKIKATKLNVKKFKKSIALWLANMTAKDDKDFSYELANRNGHINIYWELIKWLLCTSDHTLIALLTAIFEQFGIKHGSEKYVRLMQQSKDLRQEFKDILGEDGVFLYPTHPTAAPMHHEPMFKPFNFSYTAIINVLGLPATTCPLGLNKQGLPIGIQVVAGLHQDRLTLAIAEELERGFGGWIPPTIVA, encoded by the exons ATGCAAATTAGAAAACTTCTGAACGTATTTCATCGCCTCCTGGAACTGACTGTGAGAGGAATATTACTGTTAGTTGCTTACATCAGTGGGCCGGCAGAGTCTCAACCACCTATTAAAGATTTAACTCTCCTGCACAGCGCGACTACTTTAGCATTCAAAATTCGAAACAGACAg TTAACTTCGGAAGAGGTAATTTCTTCGTATAtcgaaagaataaaagaaattcaacCGATACTCAATTGTACGGTTGCGGAACGTTTTACAGAAGCTCTTGAAGAAGCGAGAAAATGCGACGAATTGTTAAAATCTCAGGACGCTCCGTCCGCAGATGTGTTAGCCAAAGAAAAACCATTGTTTGGTGTACCTTTTACTACCAAG GACTGTATCGGAGTGGCGAATATGCAACAAACGGCTGGTCTAGTTATGCGAAAGAACACTGTCGCTGATAGAGATGCAgaagtgataaaattaatgagatcAGCTGGAGCTATACCTCTGGCATTGACAAATGTCTCAGAGTTGGCAATGTGGTGGGAGAGCACTAACTGTCTGTTTGGTACCACCAAGAATCCTTACAATACgag acacATTGTAGGCGGTTCTTCGGGTGGCGAAGGCTGCATACAAGCAGCAGCCGGATCACCGATTGGAATTGGCTCGGATATTGGCGGTTCTATTCGTATGCCGGCATTCTTCAATGGAATTTTTGGCCATAAGCCATCTAAGG gaATAGTCTCGAATGATGGTCAGTATCCTAGTGCACACAGTGATGACCAAGATCAATTACTTGCCATTGGACCAATGTGTAGATACGCGCAAGATATTACATTAACTCTTAAGATACTAGCAAACAAGAATGTCGGCCTATTGAAGCTGGATCAAAAAGTGGACATCTCACAAATCAAG ATCTATTATATGGAGGACGACGGCGGTCAATATCTAATTTCTCCCGTGGATCcagaaataaaggaaaaactGAGAAAAACATTGAACTATTTTGAGAAAGCACATAAGATTAAGGCTACGAAACTGAacgtaaagaaatttaaaaagagtATAGCTCTCTGGTTGGCAAATATGACAGCTAAAGATGACAAGGACTTTTCATACGAGCTAGCCAATAGAAATGGccacattaatatttactgGGAATTAATTAAGTGGCTGCTTTGCACGAGCGATCACACTTTAATCGCTCTTCTCACTGCCATATTCGAACAATTTGGCATAAAACATGGGAGTGAGAAATACGTTCGACTTATGCAACAAAGTAAAGATCTCCGTCAAGAATTTAAG GATATTTTGGGGGAAGATGGTGTATTCTTATATCCAACCCATCCAACTGCAGCTCCAATGCATCATGAACCGATGTTCAAAccgtttaatttttcttatactgcaataattaatgtattaggCCTACCGGCTACGACTTGTCCGTTAGGCTTAAATAAACAAGGGCTTCCCATTGGTATACAA GTCGTAGCGGGACTTCATCAAGATCGTTTGACGCTTGCCATTGCAGAAGAATTGGAACGAGGTTTCGGAGGTTGGATACCTCCGACAATAGTAGCTTAA